The following proteins come from a genomic window of Paenibacillus wynnii:
- a CDS encoding phage tail protein produces MSKIGSLGTVVFVVSPEAIRTFQDFSRSSASRFAKHDIIGQKPKTQWLGPGLDTITFTMWFDARYGLNPRKELDKLSILERGGKAIPLVLGKKGLGTGLWIITGLGQAWTDIDNAGNVIRATVSVSLEEYVK; encoded by the coding sequence ATGAGTAAAATAGGTAGTCTCGGTACGGTTGTGTTTGTGGTATCTCCAGAAGCCATTCGCACATTTCAAGATTTTTCCCGGTCAAGTGCGAGTCGATTTGCAAAGCACGACATAATCGGCCAAAAACCCAAAACTCAATGGCTCGGGCCGGGGCTTGATACGATCACGTTCACGATGTGGTTTGACGCGCGGTATGGTCTCAATCCCCGAAAAGAGTTGGATAAACTATCGATTCTTGAACGCGGCGGCAAGGCTATACCGTTGGTATTAGGTAAGAAAGGCTTAGGTACTGGATTATGGATTATTACCGGGTTAGGGCAAGCATGGACTGACATCGATAATGCAGGAAACGTGATCAGAGCTACAGTCAGCGTGAGTTTGGAGGAATACGTGAAATGA
- a CDS encoding phage tail tape measure protein: MAGKEYKIAFELQAKLDSSYNTGMRKVLDNLNDLETKARSIEAIRISGDLIRPLREGLQATLREFDELRRMPSFTGLFTEMVKELKEAVQQSTLLQRSLQEIARIRMPSNMFGNDIQRYTRDMQDLERRMREINDIQGPQPGDSGSGGGGEDAGGSSGAWALGGAALAGGVGVAAVAGLALAGHAVFSFSEDYKVAMNQISASTGASEKEMEGFSDIAENLYNSNMGENFYDIAESLSVVRQVTKQSGQALQDATMNGMVYADVFGEEIAESTKAADTMMKNFGITSTEAYNLLAQGAQKGLNKSGELLDTANEYSGYFSKLGFSADGMFDTFAAGLDAGAFNLDKVGDGIKEFGIRTKDGSKSSLEAYKTIGLNGAKMTAEFATGGKTAQQAFLKTAKSISSIKDPVVQNAVAVQLFGTQAEDLESRVINAYSNVESQFDKTKNTMEEIGKVKYDSIGQAFGGMGRTLQTSLILPISKTLLPLFSGMANKMTTWVPAVVGAFGKVGGAVKEAYTNVQRLFKNGFDGEMEGVTVNYLTAFGMDKGTAEKIASTISSVYESVAGVVDKIKGMFSGGGMDIAAMFGIKGSDMKEITSGFKDIFGELVKYWSDFIGNLVGLWPSIQKMIGSVLSIIPKLLPVFGKIGTAAVTGFQAIYKAIIPIVSYLSSNLWPIISKVFTFLSTQVFPKVTSMISGLIPPIMMVVGKAGDLFKSIGTAITFAFSVVKPILDTVFAAFNFAWPAIQVVVTNAIDMIGGVIKGLLKSLGGIIDFVTGVFSGDWGKAWGGIRDTFSGIFDGLGAILTFPINVAVDAINAAIRGINKVSFDIPDWVPKLGGEHFGISIPEIPKLGGYAKGGYVDSPEVAWVGEGNSPEWIIPENNSARSQGLLQAANRSMGGGNAGGNTVGDFVYNPTFIIQGNANENAIRQMDQRNQQEFGKQFSDYKRQAMRVSLST, encoded by the coding sequence ATGGCCGGTAAAGAGTACAAAATAGCGTTTGAGCTACAAGCAAAGTTGGATTCCAGCTATAACACCGGTATGCGTAAGGTGTTGGATAACCTCAATGATCTGGAAACTAAGGCACGATCTATCGAGGCAATCCGGATCTCTGGAGATTTAATCCGTCCGCTGAGGGAAGGACTCCAAGCAACACTACGTGAGTTCGATGAATTGCGCCGAATGCCAAGCTTTACGGGTTTGTTCACAGAAATGGTGAAGGAGCTGAAGGAGGCCGTTCAGCAATCAACACTATTGCAAAGGAGCCTGCAAGAGATAGCCCGTATTCGGATGCCGAGTAACATGTTCGGTAACGATATCCAACGCTACACCCGTGACATGCAGGATCTCGAGCGCCGTATGCGTGAGATCAATGACATTCAAGGCCCGCAACCTGGAGACTCGGGAAGTGGCGGAGGTGGTGAGGACGCAGGCGGGAGTTCTGGAGCTTGGGCGCTTGGTGGTGCTGCTCTCGCTGGTGGCGTGGGAGTTGCTGCTGTGGCAGGGCTTGCGTTGGCTGGTCACGCGGTGTTTTCGTTCTCGGAAGATTATAAGGTGGCGATGAACCAAATCTCAGCATCCACCGGAGCATCTGAAAAAGAGATGGAAGGTTTCAGCGATATCGCTGAAAATCTTTATAACTCTAATATGGGTGAAAATTTTTATGATATTGCCGAAAGCCTTAGTGTCGTACGACAAGTGACAAAACAATCTGGTCAAGCGCTTCAGGATGCAACAATGAATGGCATGGTTTACGCTGACGTATTTGGTGAAGAGATTGCCGAATCAACAAAAGCGGCCGACACAATGATGAAAAATTTCGGAATTACTTCAACTGAGGCTTACAACTTGCTTGCTCAAGGTGCCCAAAAAGGACTCAACAAGTCCGGAGAATTACTGGACACGGCAAATGAGTACAGTGGGTATTTTAGTAAATTGGGTTTCTCGGCAGATGGCATGTTCGACACCTTCGCAGCAGGCTTAGATGCAGGGGCGTTTAACCTTGATAAGGTCGGCGATGGGATTAAGGAGTTTGGTATCCGGACTAAAGACGGATCAAAGTCTTCTCTGGAAGCTTATAAGACCATTGGACTAAACGGAGCTAAAATGACTGCCGAGTTTGCAACAGGCGGCAAAACTGCGCAGCAGGCATTCCTAAAAACAGCAAAGTCCATTTCATCCATCAAAGACCCCGTTGTACAGAATGCCGTGGCTGTTCAGTTGTTCGGTACGCAAGCGGAAGATCTGGAGTCACGTGTTATAAATGCATATAGTAATGTCGAAAGTCAGTTCGACAAGACTAAAAATACAATGGAAGAGATCGGCAAGGTAAAATACGACTCGATCGGTCAGGCATTCGGGGGTATGGGTAGAACACTACAAACCAGCTTGATCCTCCCTATATCGAAGACGCTATTACCTCTTTTTTCTGGAATGGCTAACAAAATGACAACTTGGGTTCCTGCGGTGGTTGGGGCTTTTGGAAAAGTTGGTGGAGCAGTTAAAGAAGCATACACGAACGTTCAACGGCTCTTCAAAAATGGTTTTGACGGTGAAATGGAAGGCGTAACTGTCAATTATCTAACTGCTTTCGGGATGGATAAAGGGACTGCCGAAAAGATAGCCTCTACAATTAGCTCTGTTTATGAATCTGTAGCTGGAGTGGTAGACAAAATTAAAGGAATGTTCTCCGGTGGCGGGATGGATATTGCTGCTATGTTTGGCATCAAAGGCAGTGACATGAAGGAAATTACCTCTGGATTCAAGGATATATTCGGTGAGCTCGTAAAATATTGGTCTGACTTCATTGGGAACTTGGTGGGGCTATGGCCGTCCATTCAAAAGATGATCGGATCGGTGCTGTCTATTATCCCTAAACTGCTGCCCGTATTTGGGAAGATCGGGACAGCAGCAGTGACTGGTTTTCAAGCTATATATAAAGCGATCATTCCAATTGTGTCCTACCTATCCAGTAATCTCTGGCCGATCATCAGTAAAGTATTCACCTTTCTAAGTACTCAGGTTTTTCCGAAAGTTACATCAATGATCTCGGGTCTGATACCGCCTATAATGATGGTTGTCGGAAAAGCTGGAGATCTTTTTAAATCCATTGGCACGGCGATAACATTTGCTTTTAGTGTAGTCAAACCTATACTTGACACGGTATTTGCAGCCTTCAACTTTGCATGGCCTGCCATACAGGTGGTCGTCACGAATGCAATTGATATGATCGGTGGAGTGATCAAAGGACTGTTGAAATCTCTTGGAGGGATCATCGACTTTGTGACAGGAGTTTTCTCGGGTGATTGGGGTAAAGCTTGGGGCGGGATCAGGGATACTTTTTCAGGTATTTTTGACGGATTAGGAGCTATTTTAACATTCCCGATTAATGTGGCGGTTGATGCGATAAACGCAGCTATCCGTGGTATTAATAAAGTTAGTTTCGACATACCTGATTGGGTTCCGAAGCTTGGTGGTGAGCATTTCGGCATTAGCATCCCCGAAATCCCTAAGCTCGGTGGATATGCAAAGGGCGGTTACGTGGACAGTCCAGAGGTAGCTTGGGTAGGTGAAGGTAATTCTCCAGAGTGGATTATTCCAGAGAATAACTCGGCACGATCACAGGGACTGCTACAGGCTGCTAATCGGAGCATGGGCGGGGGAAATGCTGGTGGTAACACCGTTGGTGATTTCGTGTACAATCCGACATTTATCATTCAAGGCAACGCTAATGAAAATGCTATTCGGCAGATGGATCAACGAAATCAGCAGGAATTTGGTAAACAGTTCTCAGATTATAAACGTCAGGCTATGAGGGTGAGCTTATCGACATGA
- a CDS encoding baseplate assembly protein: MVQYADLPDILFVQEDASAIIQNVITVYEGLTDRTLQPADPVRLFLSSLATIIVQQRILINQTAKGNKLRFASGIVLDHEAAAFGLERLEASAAITTLQFTLSISLASATSIPIGTRVGAQGGDGSIYFITTEYLEIPAGVTTGTMTAKCSVVGAAGNGFLPGQVNVLMDPLPFVQFVTNLTESSGGAAEESDEAFRDRIRTAPESYSTAGPEGAYEFWAKSTSPAIIDVVAYSPTEGEVTIVPLVVGGELPSTDVLEAVTETLENRGIRPLTDHVTVIAPSAVLYNTTITYYISRSRAAESAVIQVAVTEALSAYQLWQKSKLGRDINPSELIARVMAAGASRVVVTAPVYTALTQTQIAQNGTTTATYGGLVDD, encoded by the coding sequence TTGGTTCAGTACGCGGATTTACCCGACATACTGTTTGTTCAGGAAGATGCTTCAGCAATAATACAAAACGTCATAACAGTATATGAAGGTCTAACAGACCGAACACTGCAGCCCGCCGATCCGGTGAGGCTGTTTTTATCTTCTTTGGCAACAATTATTGTCCAGCAGCGCATTCTTATCAATCAGACAGCTAAGGGAAATAAGCTTCGCTTTGCATCTGGAATTGTACTTGATCACGAAGCGGCTGCTTTTGGACTTGAACGCTTGGAGGCTTCGGCGGCGATTACTACGTTACAGTTTACATTGTCTATTTCTCTGGCATCTGCTACATCAATTCCAATAGGGACTCGGGTAGGGGCTCAAGGAGGTGATGGGTCCATTTACTTCATAACAACTGAATACCTGGAGATTCCGGCGGGGGTTACAACCGGAACAATGACAGCTAAATGTTCAGTGGTTGGTGCAGCGGGCAATGGATTTTTACCGGGGCAAGTCAATGTCCTGATGGACCCTTTGCCTTTTGTGCAATTTGTAACCAATCTGACAGAGAGCTCAGGAGGAGCTGCTGAAGAGTCTGATGAAGCGTTTAGAGATCGAATCCGAACAGCGCCGGAATCCTATTCCACAGCTGGACCGGAGGGGGCATATGAATTTTGGGCGAAATCAACGAGTCCGGCTATTATTGATGTGGTCGCCTACTCTCCAACAGAAGGTGAAGTTACGATCGTTCCATTAGTGGTAGGCGGTGAGCTGCCGAGTACTGATGTTCTAGAAGCTGTAACCGAGACGCTTGAAAACAGAGGCATTCGTCCGTTGACGGACCACGTGACGGTTATTGCACCTTCGGCAGTGCTTTATAACACTACAATTACCTATTACATTAGTCGCAGTCGAGCGGCTGAATCAGCGGTTATACAAGTAGCGGTAACCGAAGCATTGTCCGCTTATCAGCTGTGGCAAAAGTCCAAGTTAGGGAGGGATATCAATCCTTCTGAGTTAATTGCTCGGGTAATGGCGGCAGGAGCTTCTAGGGTGGTTGTTACAGCTCCAGTATATACCGCGCTGACACAGACTCAGATCGCCCAAAATGGTACTACAACGGCCACATATGGGGGGCTGGTAGATGATTAA
- a CDS encoding phage tail protein has translation MGAFGGFTLTNKGRTLQSKAQSGVQLSYTRIAVGSGQLGGQSILLLNTLIDQKKSLPVTRLRMQPPNKAIIGAVLSNQDVTTGFYFREIGVFATDPDEGEILYCYANSGTDAEYIPVVGGADIIEKTIDCTVIIGTASNVTATINESLVLTSLETFNEHTDAAVLDHPDGSVTTAKLGAKVVTSAKLGDGSATDTVIGNRTLSDTAAPVSDTGSIPTLLSGLAYQIKSITGASWKTASSMTISAIKTILDAAVSIATPSTLIKRDSSGRAQVVAPSAAGDIAIKSTVDAAITTAATDATTKANTVQTNLNTHAATATVGVHGSASVVTVNTLMHRDASGRAQVASPSAAADIARKDTVDAVQTNLDNHKNATGGVHGATSAATINALIQRDSAGRAQVAAPLAAADIARKDTVDNAITGLSYTAADVLAKLLTVDGAGSGVDADMLEGQHGSYYTPKTVTLTSGTNLNTVVNSGFYRLTTAHANDPGAQDGQLIVSGGLDTIIQIAISYTSGNNMYVRGGTPAEVGGTGSWGAWTSIAKLASPAFTGMPTAPTAAAGTNTTQLATTAFVEAVRVILATADALKAPLASPALTGVPTAPTAALGTNTTQIATMAAIQAAIAALINAAPGALDTLDELALAMGDDANFATTMTNALALKAPLASPAFSGSPTVPTAAPATNSTQAASTQFVQTVVAAATPAKAKVSNSLVATTSAVTVTTYTAPAVGNYLVGVYLRVITATTTVTVAVTYTDAGGAQTTTIANAQAFPVGSWSLLPVFLASTATAINVVVTTATANQVYASASIVGV, from the coding sequence ATGGGTGCATTTGGAGGATTTACGTTAACAAATAAAGGTCGAACATTACAGTCTAAGGCACAGTCAGGCGTACAACTGAGTTACACGAGGATAGCGGTAGGAAGTGGTCAACTCGGTGGGCAGTCGATTTTATTACTTAACACTTTAATTGATCAAAAGAAATCATTGCCTGTTACTCGACTAAGAATGCAACCGCCAAACAAAGCGATAATCGGGGCAGTCCTTTCCAATCAGGATGTTACCACCGGGTTTTATTTTCGGGAGATTGGCGTTTTTGCCACAGATCCAGATGAAGGAGAAATTTTGTATTGCTATGCCAATTCAGGGACGGACGCTGAATATATACCTGTAGTAGGCGGCGCCGACATTATTGAAAAAACGATTGATTGTACTGTCATTATCGGAACAGCTTCTAATGTAACAGCTACGATTAATGAATCACTCGTACTGACAAGCCTTGAAACATTTAATGAGCACACCGATGCCGCAGTGCTTGACCATCCAGACGGATCGGTCACTACGGCAAAACTCGGAGCAAAAGTTGTAACATCCGCTAAATTAGGGGATGGTTCAGCAACAGATACGGTTATAGGGAATCGTACGTTATCGGACACTGCCGCACCAGTTTCAGATACGGGATCAATTCCAACTCTGTTATCCGGTTTAGCTTATCAAATTAAATCAATAACCGGCGCATCTTGGAAAACGGCTTCGAGCATGACAATTTCCGCAATTAAAACGATACTTGATGCAGCAGTAAGTATTGCTACTCCCTCAACCTTAATTAAACGGGACTCTTCGGGTCGCGCTCAGGTCGTGGCTCCTTCCGCAGCAGGGGATATTGCCATTAAATCCACAGTAGATGCAGCCATTACAACAGCAGCGACCGATGCAACGACAAAAGCCAATACAGTTCAGACCAACCTAAATACACATGCGGCAACAGCAACAGTCGGAGTACATGGTTCTGCATCTGTAGTAACGGTAAATACATTGATGCACCGCGATGCTTCCGGACGTGCACAAGTTGCCTCACCATCTGCAGCTGCTGATATTGCTCGAAAAGATACTGTGGATGCTGTTCAAACAAACCTAGACAATCATAAAAATGCTACTGGTGGAGTTCACGGTGCAACTTCTGCTGCTACCATAAACGCTCTAATTCAACGAGATAGCGCGGGACGGGCGCAAGTTGCAGCGCCTTTAGCAGCTGCGGATATCGCCCGAAAGGATACAGTAGACAACGCAATTACTGGACTGTCGTATACCGCAGCTGACGTACTAGCGAAGCTGTTAACCGTAGACGGTGCAGGCAGCGGCGTAGACGCGGACATGCTAGAAGGGCAACACGGATCATACTACACACCTAAAACAGTTACGCTTACTTCGGGAACTAACCTAAATACTGTAGTTAATTCAGGGTTTTATAGATTAACCACAGCGCACGCCAATGACCCGGGAGCGCAAGACGGGCAGCTAATAGTATCAGGAGGACTAGATACCATAATTCAGATAGCTATCTCATACACCTCTGGAAATAATATGTATGTGCGCGGAGGCACTCCTGCAGAAGTAGGCGGTACCGGGTCATGGGGTGCTTGGACGTCTATCGCAAAATTGGCAAGCCCCGCATTTACTGGGATGCCAACAGCACCTACAGCAGCAGCGGGGACGAACACAACCCAGCTAGCTACTACCGCTTTTGTGGAAGCTGTACGGGTCATCCTTGCAACTGCGGACGCACTAAAAGCGCCGCTAGCATCCCCGGCGTTAACCGGAGTACCTACAGCGCCTACCGCTGCGCTAGGTACGAATACTACGCAAATTGCGACCATGGCAGCGATTCAGGCCGCAATAGCTGCATTAATCAACGCAGCACCTGGAGCGCTGGATACCCTGGACGAATTAGCCTTAGCCATGGGGGACGATGCAAATTTTGCTACGACCATGACCAACGCCCTAGCGCTGAAGGCCCCGCTGGCATCCCCAGCGTTTTCAGGTTCGCCAACCGTACCAACGGCGGCACCAGCAACGAATTCGACACAGGCCGCAAGTACGCAGTTTGTACAAACGGTGGTGGCGGCGGCAACGCCAGCAAAGGCAAAGGTCAGTAACTCATTAGTAGCAACTACGTCAGCGGTAACGGTCACTACGTACACAGCACCCGCCGTAGGTAACTACCTTGTCGGCGTATACTTGCGGGTAATTACTGCAACGACTACGGTAACGGTAGCGGTAACCTACACGGATGCTGGCGGGGCGCAAACGACCACCATAGCCAACGCGCAGGCTTTTCCTGTAGGTAGTTGGAGCTTGCTTCCTGTGTTCTTAGCTTCAACAGCTACGGCGATAAACGTAGTAGTAACTACCGCTACAGCTAACCAAGTGTACGCTTCGGCGTCGATTGTGGGGGTGTAA
- a CDS encoding phage tail protein I, producing MINLQTVSLLDLLPQSIKNDPIMAAAAASIDAELQMTTAMIAKLDIFGRTEEWTDEETDELAWQYHVDYYDPDLSIEQKRLLVKNAIPFHRRKGTPSAVEDLISILFGEGKVEEWFEYGGDPHHFQVITNNSDVTNARAEEFIQAVDSVKRLSSVLDRVTISQVEDLNIYFGGALHMGEVMKVGV from the coding sequence ATGATTAACCTACAAACAGTAAGCCTCCTGGATCTGCTGCCTCAAAGTATAAAAAATGATCCGATTATGGCAGCAGCGGCAGCGTCAATAGATGCTGAACTGCAAATGACCACGGCCATGATTGCCAAGCTAGATATTTTTGGCCGGACTGAAGAGTGGACTGACGAGGAAACAGATGAGTTAGCTTGGCAATATCACGTGGATTACTATGATCCAGACTTATCGATTGAACAAAAGAGGTTGCTAGTTAAAAACGCAATCCCGTTTCACAGGCGAAAAGGCACTCCGTCAGCTGTCGAGGATCTGATTTCCATCTTATTTGGCGAGGGTAAGGTTGAGGAATGGTTTGAGTATGGTGGTGACCCCCATCACTTCCAAGTAATCACTAATAACTCGGATGTCACAAACGCTCGAGCAGAGGAATTTATACAAGCTGTGGACTCGGTAAAACGTCTCTCATCAGTCCTTGATCGGGTAACAATATCGCAAGTGGAGGATCTAAATATTTATTTTGGCGGCGCTCTGCATATGGGTGAAGTTATGAAAGTGGGTGTATAA
- a CDS encoding collagen-like protein — translation MSDVPINVTPGPGPATIIISTGIGGGGAGIPGPQGPKGDKGDPGGIGSTGPQGPQGLLGEQGPKGDKGDIGAQGPSGPKGDTGSVGPAGPTGAQGIQGPIGLTGSKGDTGAVGAQGPQGPTGLTGAKGDTGDIGATGPQGPQGTQGLTGPKGDTGLQGLKGDTGDTGLQGLQGLQGPAGPGVPTGGVLGQVLTKASASDYDTAWTTPTVGGGANGPALLASYAYTGNPVIQPTSINISTDTFTAVAHGLINGQIIFPAWTPSSGFNTKGAVYPTGMSQVHYYVINTTADTFQISLTSGGAAVDITALGANPYKFHFQRAIIKSFVISGLGTLLKARVKAFMLSSLDDKTYGWDIRPNEWALNGDLVYNPLGGANFNVGRLGSIGSRLVLDFEGGTPRKCADVSWSAYYYDNTVASGAEGRQGSLYNGTPEPFTAIYAGIYASSPAYIANGSIVEVYSI, via the coding sequence ATGAGCGATGTGCCGATTAATGTAACACCTGGACCGGGACCTGCAACAATTATCATTAGTACAGGCATCGGTGGCGGTGGTGCTGGAATACCTGGACCTCAAGGACCTAAAGGAGATAAAGGCGATCCGGGCGGTATAGGTTCTACTGGTCCTCAAGGTCCGCAAGGTCTACTAGGAGAGCAAGGTCCTAAAGGTGACAAAGGAGATATCGGAGCACAAGGCCCTTCTGGACCCAAGGGTGATACAGGCAGTGTGGGTCCTGCTGGGCCGACAGGTGCGCAGGGGATACAAGGTCCTATCGGGTTGACGGGCAGTAAGGGAGATACCGGCGCAGTTGGAGCACAAGGCCCTCAAGGTCCTACTGGATTGACGGGGGCAAAGGGAGATACAGGTGATATCGGAGCCACAGGACCACAAGGACCGCAGGGCACCCAGGGTTTGACTGGACCTAAAGGTGATACAGGGTTGCAGGGTCTAAAAGGAGATACTGGAGATACCGGCTTACAGGGATTGCAAGGTTTACAGGGCCCTGCTGGTCCAGGAGTACCGACAGGCGGTGTATTAGGTCAGGTATTGACCAAAGCGAGCGCATCCGATTATGACACGGCATGGACGACTCCAACGGTGGGTGGTGGTGCGAATGGGCCTGCATTATTGGCATCCTACGCCTACACCGGCAATCCTGTTATCCAACCCACAAGCATAAACATCAGCACTGATACTTTTACGGCGGTTGCCCATGGCTTAATAAACGGGCAGATTATATTCCCGGCGTGGACACCATCATCTGGCTTTAACACAAAAGGTGCTGTTTATCCTACAGGGATGTCGCAGGTGCATTATTACGTGATTAACACCACAGCGGACACTTTCCAGATATCGTTGACATCCGGCGGCGCGGCAGTGGATATAACAGCACTGGGGGCTAATCCGTATAAGTTTCATTTCCAAAGAGCCATCATAAAATCTTTTGTTATCTCCGGTCTCGGAACGTTGCTAAAGGCACGGGTAAAGGCGTTTATGCTATCTAGTTTGGATGATAAGACCTACGGTTGGGATATACGACCAAATGAGTGGGCTCTGAACGGAGATCTGGTTTATAACCCACTCGGCGGGGCTAATTTTAATGTCGGCAGGCTAGGTAGTATTGGGTCACGGCTTGTCTTGGACTTTGAAGGGGGCACACCGCGTAAATGTGCTGATGTCTCATGGTCCGCCTATTACTATGACAATACGGTAGCCAGCGGCGCAGAAGGTAGACAAGGGTCATTATATAACGGTACTCCTGAGCCATTTACAGCTATTTATGCAGGAATTTATG
- a CDS encoding phage late control D family protein: protein MQDARRAVLVINYNGKDISTDLTKSLIDFSYNDAASGALDDITLNLEDRAQNWQGPWEPTAGDKIKAEIRTINWDKPGEIKKLPLGTFEVDTFDFAGPPDAVAIKAVSLPVSSNVRQERRTKAWEKVNLRTLADEVAKRAGLKLLYEATDNPSYDRLEQAGVSDLAFLLETATKEAIAIKVSGGNLILFDEFEYEKKAPITSITRGESNVINYNFNWSTTLVAYRACEVVYTNSKKKKTYRAAYTPPRAPKTGPILKINEQVDSQAAAIRLARKSLREKNKEAGKGSLTLMGDIRMATGLTITIKGWKRFDGKYIIESCTQSVGSGGYTTSIGIRKVLGW, encoded by the coding sequence ATGCAGGATGCCCGCAGAGCAGTGCTGGTTATCAATTATAACGGTAAGGATATCTCTACAGATCTGACAAAGTCGCTTATTGATTTTTCATATAACGATGCAGCTTCGGGAGCTTTGGACGATATTACTTTAAACCTAGAAGACCGCGCTCAAAACTGGCAGGGTCCATGGGAGCCGACAGCTGGCGACAAGATCAAAGCGGAGATACGTACAATTAACTGGGATAAGCCCGGGGAGATAAAAAAATTACCACTCGGCACGTTCGAGGTAGATACCTTTGATTTTGCGGGGCCGCCTGATGCTGTAGCTATCAAAGCGGTATCATTGCCGGTCAGCTCGAACGTACGACAAGAGCGTAGAACAAAGGCTTGGGAAAAGGTTAATCTCCGAACGCTGGCGGATGAAGTAGCTAAGAGAGCCGGATTGAAATTATTATATGAAGCAACAGATAATCCATCTTATGATCGGCTTGAACAGGCGGGGGTATCTGACCTCGCCTTTTTGCTTGAAACAGCCACAAAAGAAGCGATAGCGATCAAGGTATCTGGTGGAAACTTGATATTATTCGATGAATTTGAGTATGAAAAAAAGGCTCCTATCACTTCGATAACTCGCGGGGAAAGTAATGTAATTAATTATAACTTTAACTGGAGCACAACTCTGGTGGCTTATCGAGCCTGTGAAGTTGTATACACGAACTCTAAGAAGAAGAAAACCTATAGAGCCGCCTATACTCCACCAAGAGCGCCAAAGACGGGGCCTATCCTAAAGATCAATGAACAGGTAGATTCACAAGCAGCAGCGATCCGACTTGCACGTAAGAGTCTCAGAGAGAAGAACAAGGAAGCTGGTAAAGGCAGTTTAACACTCATGGGCGATATTAGGATGGCGACCGGCCTCACAATTACTATAAAAGGGTGGAAACGATTTGATGGTAAGTACATCATCGAGTCCTGTACTCAATCAGTCGGCAGCGGAGGTTATACAACATCAATTGGAATTCGGAAAGTATTGGGGTGGTGA
- a CDS encoding tail protein X, whose amino-acid sequence MIYTTIQGDTWDGIAYKVYEQSHLMTLLMNANPDHTKTVIFSGNIVLKVPDKPANASETLPPWRREDG is encoded by the coding sequence ATGATCTATACAACGATACAAGGCGATACTTGGGATGGTATCGCCTATAAGGTGTACGAACAATCCCATTTAATGACCTTGCTCATGAACGCAAACCCTGATCATACTAAAACGGTTATATTCTCAGGTAATATTGTTCTGAAAGTTCCAGATAAGCCTGCCAATGCCTCTGAGACACTACCACCTTGGCGAAGGGAGGATGGATAA
- a CDS encoding GPW/gp25 family protein, translating to MSTFTVDMTQPSDINFAPATVVEEINQNIRTILSTPIGSCPFARDIGIDYTIVDEPYQIAEARFTGEIYTAISAQEPRALVVGVSFNKTITDAMTGRVAAIVTYTLAEGVE from the coding sequence ATGAGTACATTTACAGTGGACATGACTCAGCCATCAGACATAAATTTCGCTCCGGCTACAGTTGTAGAAGAGATAAATCAAAATATTCGAACGATTCTCTCTACACCAATCGGAAGCTGCCCTTTCGCACGAGACATTGGAATTGATTACACCATTGTGGATGAGCCCTATCAAATCGCTGAAGCTCGTTTCACAGGGGAAATATACACGGCTATAAGCGCACAAGAGCCCAGAGCTTTGGTAGTGGGTGTATCTTTTAACAAAACGATAACAGATGCCATGACAGGACGTGTAGCGGCTATAGTGACGTATACACTGGCAGAGGGGGTTGAGTGA
- a CDS encoding phage major tail tube protein translates to MAIIPERLTGYSVFRNGTERVGTSDVELPSLEALTDTVSGAGIAGEVDSPTIGHFGSMRATLNFRTLDIPMFKLSGPKSQALDFRGAQQVYDSSASEYKSIPVRVSVRGIPVNTTLGTFETNASTGSSIELECTYLMVMVDGVKVIEIDKYNYICFIDGVDHLAVVKQQLGL, encoded by the coding sequence ATGGCAATTATTCCAGAACGGTTAACAGGCTATAGTGTGTTTAGGAATGGTACAGAAAGAGTCGGCACATCCGATGTAGAGCTTCCAAGTCTCGAGGCTCTCACGGATACTGTTAGTGGAGCCGGGATTGCAGGCGAGGTAGATTCTCCAACGATTGGACACTTTGGCAGCATGCGGGCTACGCTCAATTTTCGGACACTGGACATCCCGATGTTCAAACTCTCCGGTCCCAAGTCACAAGCTCTCGACTTCCGAGGAGCTCAGCAAGTGTATGACTCTTCGGCGAGTGAATATAAGAGCATTCCTGTACGGGTATCAGTTCGCGGGATCCCTGTTAACACCACTCTGGGTACTTTCGAGACGAACGCGTCAACAGGAAGCTCGATTGAGTTGGAATGCACCTATCTGATGGTTATGGTAGATGGCGTTAAAGTTATTGAGATCGACAAATACAACTACATCTGCTTTATCGATGGCGTGGATCATCTCGCTGTCGTTAAACAGCAGCTGGGACTGTGA